A region of Streptomyces paludis DNA encodes the following proteins:
- a CDS encoding carboxylate--amine ligase — MPSFDTRVPAVLLRLDRNPFHHGTLGAVRSLGRAGIEVHAVVESARSPVGRSRYLHRAHLRPLRGPDLTPAPDFDGTARLLLGIADGLAGPAVLVPMDDLSAIAVARLRERLTGRYLLPEQPSGLPERVADKAELAGICRELDIPHPRTVVPGCAAEAAAAAWSLGLPVVAKWSRPWLLPEGTGLRSTQVVRSPREARELYGRAAEAGSGLLLQEFLAPGPDLDWFFHGYGGGPGRRFLGAAGRKERAWPVGAGLTAVGRWLPNPEVERTARQLVSALGYRGILDLDFRRDAASGAYHLLDFNPRPGAQFRLFTDRAGVDVVRALHLDLTGRTVPAQEAAHGRTFVVENYALLSVLASARSAAPRPSPSGARAAAAGTETAWCALDDPWPAGAMAVAWALHAVRRGWRRLRRALPSRRRAGGGGRSRTPPVRQRRGSPDRPDRPHRPDRADRPDRPDRSDRTTPGGPVPRRTR; from the coding sequence GTGCCGAGCTTCGACACCCGTGTCCCCGCCGTCCTGCTGCGGCTCGACCGGAACCCGTTCCACCACGGCACGCTGGGCGCCGTCCGGTCGCTGGGCCGGGCCGGGATCGAGGTGCACGCGGTCGTCGAGTCCGCGCGCAGCCCCGTCGGACGCTCCCGCTATCTGCACCGGGCCCATCTACGGCCGCTCCGGGGACCGGATCTGACACCCGCTCCGGACTTCGACGGGACCGCGCGGCTGCTGCTCGGGATCGCGGACGGGCTCGCCGGGCCGGCCGTGCTGGTGCCGATGGACGATCTGAGCGCGATCGCCGTGGCGCGCCTCCGCGAGCGCCTGACCGGGCGTTATCTCCTGCCTGAGCAGCCGTCAGGGCTGCCCGAGCGGGTCGCCGACAAGGCGGAGCTGGCCGGGATCTGCCGCGAGCTGGACATCCCCCACCCCCGGACGGTGGTGCCCGGCTGCGCGGCGGAGGCGGCTGCCGCCGCCTGGTCGCTCGGGCTGCCGGTGGTGGCGAAGTGGAGCCGGCCCTGGCTGCTGCCCGAGGGCACGGGGCTGCGCAGTACGCAGGTGGTCCGCTCCCCGCGGGAGGCGCGGGAGCTGTACGGGCGGGCGGCGGAGGCGGGCAGCGGGCTGCTGCTCCAGGAGTTCCTGGCGCCGGGGCCCGACCTGGACTGGTTCTTCCACGGTTACGGCGGCGGTCCCGGCCGCCGCTTCCTGGGCGCCGCCGGGCGCAAGGAGCGGGCCTGGCCGGTGGGGGCGGGGCTGACGGCGGTGGGCCGGTGGCTGCCCAATCCGGAGGTGGAGCGGACGGCGCGTCAGCTCGTCTCGGCGCTCGGCTACCGGGGCATCCTCGATCTCGACTTCCGCCGCGACGCCGCCTCCGGCGCGTACCACCTGCTCGACTTCAACCCCCGGCCCGGAGCGCAGTTCCGGCTCTTCACCGACCGGGCGGGCGTCGATGTCGTCCGCGCGCTCCATCTGGACCTCACGGGCCGGACCGTACCGGCGCAGGAGGCGGCGCACGGGCGGACGTTCGTCGTGGAGAACTACGCGCTGCTCTCCGTCCTCGCCTCGGCGCGCTCGGCCGCCCCCAGGCCGTCCCCGTCCGGGGCGCGGGCCGCGGCGGCGGGGACCGAGACCGCGTGGTGCGCGCTGGACGACCCGTGGCCCGCCGGCGCGATGGCCGTGGCCTGGGCGCTGCACGCCGTACGGCGCGGCTGGCGCCGGCTCCGGCGCGCGCTGCCGTCGCGGCGGCGTGCGGGCGGCGGCGGGCGGTCGCGGACGCCCCCGGTACGGCAGCGACGGGGCAGCCCCGACCGGCCCGACCGGCCGCACCGCCCGGATCGCGCCGACCGCCCCGACCGCCCGGATCGCTCGGACCGTACGACGCCGGGTGGGCCCGTACCGAGGCGGACCCGATGA
- a CDS encoding YveK family protein, translating to MTPQNRLRAPKTLRKSGVRALPVRWIVPLAVTAGALAGGAYGMLRTPEYAATSYVVVVPLDTTEPAAAQGFATAFGRVAPQLALVGDAPTWAGVPAATLKRDVRTATSPDAPMISVTATSAKASTAVDMANGVARSLVVSGTQMQGSTNVRVLQFSRAIAPTGPVTPSAGLSALVGGCAGGLLGGLGLLVRPKRRREDAPAGSASVPGPASGSGASVTSSSASAAAKPHPETV from the coding sequence ATGACCCCGCAGAACCGGCTCCGAGCCCCGAAGACCCTCCGCAAGTCCGGCGTCAGGGCCCTGCCCGTGCGCTGGATCGTGCCGCTGGCCGTCACGGCCGGGGCGCTGGCGGGCGGCGCGTACGGGATGCTCCGTACGCCCGAGTACGCGGCGACCAGCTATGTCGTCGTCGTCCCGCTCGACACCACGGAACCGGCCGCCGCGCAGGGGTTCGCGACGGCGTTCGGCCGGGTCGCGCCCCAGCTCGCGCTGGTCGGTGACGCGCCGACCTGGGCCGGGGTGCCCGCCGCCACGCTCAAGCGCGATGTACGGACGGCGACCTCGCCCGACGCGCCGATGATCTCCGTGACGGCGACCTCGGCCAAGGCGTCGACGGCGGTGGACATGGCGAACGGGGTCGCGCGCTCGCTGGTCGTCAGCGGCACACAGATGCAGGGCAGTACGAACGTACGGGTGCTCCAGTTCTCCCGGGCGATCGCGCCCACCGGCCCGGTCACCCCGTCGGCCGGGCTGTCCGCCCTCGTCGGCGGCTGCGCGGGCGGGCTGCTGGGCGGGCTCGGGCTGCTCGTACGCCCGAAGCGCCGCCGGGAGGACGCGCCCGCCGGGTCCGCGTCCGTCCCGGGACCGGCGTCCGGCTCCGGTGCCTCCGTAACCTCCTCCTCCGCCTCCGCTGCCGCCAAACCGCACCCGGAAACGGTCTGA
- a CDS encoding rodlin — protein sequence MIKKVMAGAAVAASVVGVSAAAAAPALAIGNDGGPTSASGNFATQQYGNMSTYGDMSPQIALIQGSFNKPCIALPAKANLGSLIGLVPIGLQDINVLSSPQNQQCVENSTQTKGDEPLSHILDNIPILSGNGVANR from the coding sequence GTGATCAAGAAGGTTATGGCCGGCGCGGCCGTCGCCGCCTCCGTCGTCGGCGTCTCCGCCGCCGCGGCGGCCCCGGCGCTCGCCATCGGCAACGACGGTGGACCCACGTCCGCGAGCGGCAACTTCGCCACCCAGCAGTACGGGAACATGTCGACGTACGGCGACATGAGCCCGCAGATCGCCCTCATCCAGGGCTCTTTCAACAAGCCCTGCATCGCGCTGCCGGCCAAGGCGAACCTCGGCTCCCTCATCGGCCTCGTGCCGATCGGTCTCCAGGACATCAACGTCCTGTCCTCGCCGCAGAACCAGCAGTGTGTCGAGAACTCGACGCAGACGAAGGGCGACGAGCCCCTGTCGCACATCCTGGACAACATCCCGATCCTGTCCGGGAACGGTGTGGCCAACCGCTGA
- a CDS encoding rodlin encodes MKKLWATAAVAASIVGATAAAASPALAIGNDDGPISFSGNGASQAFGNQATKGDMSPQLSLVQGSLNKPCVGLPLKANVGSLIGLVPIAVQDINVLSSPQNQQCVENSTQAKGDEALSHILDNIPILSGNGAGNH; translated from the coding sequence ATGAAGAAGCTGTGGGCAACCGCTGCTGTAGCGGCGTCCATCGTCGGAGCCACGGCCGCCGCGGCGTCGCCGGCGCTGGCCATCGGTAACGACGACGGCCCGATCTCCTTCAGCGGCAACGGCGCCAGCCAGGCCTTCGGCAACCAGGCGACGAAGGGCGACATGAGCCCCCAGCTGAGCCTGGTCCAGGGCTCGCTGAACAAGCCCTGTGTCGGCCTGCCGCTCAAGGCGAACGTCGGCTCGCTCATCGGCCTCGTGCCGATCGCCGTTCAGGACATCAACGTCCTGTCGTCGCCGCAGAACCAGCAGTGCGTCGAGAACTCGACGCAGGCCAAGGGCGACGAGGCCCTCTCGCACATCCTGGACAACATCCCGATCCTGTCCGGGAACGGCGCGGGCAACCACTGA
- a CDS encoding chaplin yields the protein MRDLISKGLLTAAAASSVLSLSGGSAQAADADAVVAGSPGVLSGNGVQVPVDIPVNLCGNTIDVIGLLNPVFGNTCVNSSGSPKAHHSGYGSHGGYGSHGGHGSTDAYGSPDGYGGGRGSHSEGASSTALVTGSPGVLAGNGLEVPVAVPLNVCGDSIDVVGLLNPAFGNTCVNGTPAAPGRPPVRPVTPGSPDEEKEVPPVSPPTDGRTGNPPSTSVPPHTPNTPETPGTPGTPNNPVPQTEAVKPVVKPVAAAPTAPEASTPARTDELAATGAGSHLLTTGALSAGLLIAGGVLYRRNRPAARV from the coding sequence GTGCGAGACCTCATCAGCAAAGGGCTGCTCACCGCCGCCGCGGCGTCGAGTGTGCTGTCCCTGAGCGGCGGATCCGCCCAGGCGGCGGACGCCGACGCCGTAGTCGCCGGCTCCCCCGGCGTCCTCTCGGGCAACGGCGTCCAGGTGCCCGTCGACATCCCCGTCAACCTCTGTGGCAACACCATCGACGTCATCGGTCTGCTCAACCCCGTCTTCGGCAACACCTGCGTCAACTCGTCGGGCTCACCGAAGGCGCACCACAGCGGTTACGGCTCGCACGGCGGTTACGGCTCGCACGGCGGTCACGGATCCACCGACGCGTACGGCTCCCCCGACGGATACGGAGGCGGGCGCGGCAGCCACAGCGAGGGCGCCAGCTCCACCGCCCTCGTGACCGGTTCGCCGGGCGTCCTCGCGGGCAACGGCCTCGAAGTGCCCGTCGCCGTCCCGCTCAACGTCTGCGGCGACTCCATCGACGTGGTCGGTCTGCTCAACCCGGCCTTCGGCAACACCTGTGTGAACGGTACGCCGGCCGCCCCCGGCCGGCCCCCGGTCCGGCCCGTGACCCCCGGCTCCCCCGACGAGGAGAAGGAGGTGCCCCCGGTCTCGCCCCCGACCGACGGCCGCACCGGAAACCCGCCGTCCACCTCCGTCCCGCCGCACACCCCGAACACCCCCGAGACCCCCGGCACCCCCGGCACCCCGAACAACCCCGTGCCCCAGACCGAGGCCGTCAAGCCCGTCGTCAAGCCGGTCGCCGCGGCGCCCACCGCCCCCGAGGCGTCGACGCCCGCGCGCACCGACGAGCTGGCCGCCACCGGCGCCGGCTCCCACCTGCTCACCACCGGTGCGCTCAGCGCCGGCCTGCTGATCGCGGGCGGCGTCCTCTACCGCCGCAACAGGCCCGCCGCGCGCGTCTGA
- a CDS encoding glycoside hydrolase family 26 protein, whose translation MPSRRRRLTTTCLGAVTAGLLVSGAALPTPAGTAEGQESAGALNGPESAEKRKPPQAASPALGAYLDFGPSGVQRIAAMEKWLGGTELRVGHTYLPGDVWSNIEGSPGFLEDWAAWRKAKDDRLFVLNVPMLERTEGRVPDRLVRRELRRGAYGQYDGHFTALARRLVDLGVPDTVIVLGWEMNGTTYTHRCGPDPQAWKRYWNRIVTAMRAVPGQKFRFDFAPNRGRDAVPWTACYPGDDVVDVIGMDSYDQPPGRTFDEQVNEPLGLQEHVDFAAAHGKVISYPEWGLFRNGDNPEYMRRMLQWIDTYKPLYNTVTDYCPHGIWQCEKNPESSKVFRSMLSAREPDPTPTPTPEPTPDPTPPVPTPIPTPDSTPDPTPPPAPDPESTPKPTPDPTPDPTPEPESTPAPTPPPSRPQNCTPLNLGPLVEKWLGGKLCLRLDWWGERLRK comes from the coding sequence ATGCCATCCAGACGTCGAAGGCTGACGACCACCTGCCTGGGGGCGGTCACAGCCGGTCTCCTTGTCTCCGGCGCGGCGCTTCCGACTCCGGCCGGTACGGCGGAGGGACAGGAGAGCGCGGGAGCACTGAACGGCCCCGAAAGCGCGGAGAAGCGGAAACCGCCCCAGGCCGCCTCGCCCGCGCTCGGCGCGTATCTGGATTTCGGTCCCAGTGGCGTCCAGCGCATCGCCGCCATGGAGAAATGGCTCGGCGGTACGGAGCTGCGCGTGGGCCACACCTATCTCCCCGGGGACGTGTGGTCCAACATCGAGGGAAGCCCGGGTTTCCTGGAGGACTGGGCGGCCTGGCGCAAGGCCAAGGACGACCGGCTGTTCGTCCTCAACGTACCGATGCTGGAGCGCACCGAGGGGCGGGTGCCCGACCGGCTCGTCCGCCGTGAGCTGCGCAGAGGCGCGTACGGACAGTACGACGGCCACTTCACGGCGCTGGCCCGGCGGCTGGTGGACCTCGGCGTCCCGGACACGGTGATCGTGCTCGGCTGGGAGATGAACGGCACGACGTACACCCATCGTTGCGGGCCCGACCCACAGGCGTGGAAGAGATACTGGAACCGCATTGTCACCGCCATGCGTGCCGTTCCCGGGCAGAAGTTCCGTTTCGACTTCGCGCCGAATCGCGGACGGGACGCCGTTCCGTGGACCGCGTGCTATCCCGGTGACGATGTCGTGGATGTCATCGGCATGGATTCGTACGATCAGCCGCCCGGCCGGACTTTTGACGAACAGGTGAATGAGCCTCTCGGGCTTCAGGAACACGTGGACTTCGCCGCTGCACACGGAAAGGTTATCTCCTATCCGGAGTGGGGCCTCTTCCGCAACGGAGACAACCCCGAATACATGCGGCGCATGCTCCAGTGGATCGACACGTACAAGCCGCTGTACAACACGGTCACGGATTACTGTCCGCACGGCATCTGGCAGTGCGAGAAGAATCCCGAGTCGTCGAAGGTGTTCCGGTCCATGCTCTCCGCACGCGAGCCGGATCCCACCCCGACGCCGACACCGGAGCCGACACCGGATCCGACGCCGCCGGTTCCCACGCCGATTCCCACGCCGGATTCCACGCCGGACCCGACTCCGCCGCCGGCACCCGACCCCGAGTCGACGCCGAAGCCGACGCCCGACCCGACGCCGGACCCGACGCCCGAACCCGAGTCGACGCCCGCTCCCACTCCCCCGCCCAGCCGCCCGCAGAACTGCACCCCGCTCAACCTCGGCCCGCTGGTCGAGAAGTGGCTCGGCGGCAAGCTCTGTCTGCGGCTCGACTGGTGGGGGGAGCGCCTGCGGAAGTGA
- a CDS encoding GNAT family N-acetyltransferase → MGSPTRSRTAPALRAPVSSVPVAALLTVSRSGRAFTTEICADAARFGAIAPEWDALYRASRTATPFQSHAWLHSWWQSYGTGGGGRLRVVLVRRGGELVAAAPLMLLFRPLPVLVPLGGTITDFSDVLLDESRTDEETEAAVTALARAFAELAGTAVIDLREVRPGAAAERVYARWTGPRRRLADSPCLELPAVPMEGLLARLPASRAQRVRAKLRKLDALGIEEREVPADEVPVAVGRLLELHRLQWEGRGVTPEHLSARFAEHLTRAARTMVASGDARLTEFRLAGAVVAADLTLMSGALAGGYLYGADPVLRARKADVATMLLRAGARDSGAHGRATLSMLRGDEPYKHHWRPETVRNQRLLLARPHLAPSLWLLLARAAGRERAATLVKRARKTEEGGDKG, encoded by the coding sequence ATGGGATCCCCCACGCGGTCGCGGACCGCCCCGGCCCTCCGCGCGCCGGTCTCCTCCGTACCGGTGGCCGCCCTGCTCACCGTCTCCCGGTCCGGCAGGGCCTTCACCACGGAGATCTGCGCGGACGCCGCGCGGTTCGGCGCGATCGCCCCGGAGTGGGACGCCCTCTACCGCGCCTCCCGTACGGCCACCCCGTTCCAGAGCCACGCCTGGCTGCACTCCTGGTGGCAGTCGTACGGGACGGGCGGCGGCGGCAGGCTGCGGGTCGTCCTGGTCCGCCGGGGCGGGGAACTCGTCGCCGCCGCGCCGCTGATGCTGCTGTTCCGGCCGCTTCCCGTCCTCGTACCGCTCGGTGGCACCATCACCGACTTCTCCGATGTCCTGCTGGACGAGTCCCGTACCGACGAGGAGACCGAGGCCGCCGTCACCGCGCTGGCGAGGGCCTTCGCCGAACTGGCGGGCACGGCCGTGATCGATCTCCGCGAGGTACGCCCCGGAGCCGCCGCCGAGCGCGTCTACGCCCGCTGGACCGGCCCGCGCCGCCGGCTCGCCGACTCGCCCTGCCTCGAACTGCCCGCCGTACCGATGGAAGGGCTGCTCGCCCGGCTCCCCGCGTCCCGCGCCCAGCGCGTCCGCGCGAAGCTGCGCAAGCTCGACGCGCTCGGTATCGAGGAGCGCGAGGTCCCGGCGGACGAGGTGCCGGTCGCGGTCGGCCGGCTGCTGGAGCTGCACCGGCTCCAGTGGGAGGGGCGCGGTGTCACCCCCGAGCACCTCAGCGCCCGCTTCGCCGAGCATCTGACCAGGGCCGCGCGGACCATGGTCGCGAGCGGCGACGCCCGGCTGACGGAGTTCCGGCTCGCGGGGGCGGTGGTCGCGGCCGATCTCACCCTGATGTCCGGCGCGCTGGCGGGCGGTTATCTGTACGGGGCCGATCCCGTGCTGCGCGCGCGGAAGGCGGACGTGGCCACGATGCTGCTGCGCGCCGGGGCCCGGGACAGCGGCGCGCACGGGCGCGCGACGCTGAGCATGCTGCGCGGCGACGAACCGTACAAGCACCACTGGCGCCCGGAGACCGTCCGCAACCAGCGGCTGCTGCTGGCCCGGCCCCATCTCGCGCCGTCCCTGTGGCTGCTGCTGGCGCGGGCGGCGGGGCGGGAGCGGGCGGCGACGCTGGTCAAGCGGGCGCGGAAGACGGAGGAAGGCGGCGACAAGGGATGA
- a CDS encoding rodlin, translated as MKKIMAGAAVAASVVGVTAAAAAPALAIGNDDGPISLSGNGAESAFGNSTTKGDQSPQAELIQGSLNKLCLGVPVKANVGALVGILVPVAVQDVNVLANPQNQQCADNSTQAKQDEPLSHLVNNIPVLSGNGVANG; from the coding sequence ATCAAGAAGATTATGGCCGGCGCGGCCGTGGCCGCCTCCGTAGTCGGCGTTACCGCTGCCGCCGCGGCCCCCGCTCTCGCCATCGGCAACGACGACGGCCCGATCTCCCTCAGCGGGAACGGCGCCGAGAGCGCCTTCGGCAACTCGACGACCAAGGGCGACCAGAGCCCCCAGGCCGAGCTGATCCAGGGCTCGCTGAACAAGCTCTGCCTCGGCGTCCCGGTCAAGGCCAACGTCGGCGCGCTGGTCGGCATCCTCGTGCCGGTCGCCGTCCAGGACGTCAACGTCCTCGCCAACCCGCAGAACCAGCAGTGCGCGGACAACTCCACGCAGGCCAAGCAGGACGAGCCGCTGTCGCACCTCGTCAACAACATCCCGGTGCTCTCGGGCAACGGTGTGGCCAACGGCTGA
- a CDS encoding glycosyltransferase, with the protein MKVLHIITGLGIGGAEQQLRLLLRQLPTDGDVITLTNPGAVADGIVADGGSVRNLAMAGNRDLGALPRLTGLIRQGRYDLVHTHLYRACLYGRFAARLAGVRAIVATEHSLGEAQIEGRPLTPGARALYLAGERAGTATVAVSATVARRLERWGVRRDRIHVVPNGIEAGRFAFDPAARRAARAHLGLPAGAFVAGGVGRLTPGKRFDRLVRAVARLPEARFLLVGDGPERARLRRLAEELGAADRVLLYGACEDPPPYKDLSRTGGSPAGGLGLPALLAAMDVAVSTSHDEAFGLAAVEALAAGLPVLYVTCPALQDLPPESAPEARRISGSVPGLADELRRFQETPAARAPRAVAPAALHYDISRSAAQLMAVYEHAARGRSASLREVSCP; encoded by the coding sequence ATGAAGGTGCTGCACATCATCACCGGTCTCGGCATCGGCGGCGCCGAGCAGCAACTGCGGCTCCTGCTGCGCCAGTTGCCCACCGATGGCGATGTCATCACGCTCACCAACCCCGGCGCCGTCGCGGACGGCATCGTCGCCGACGGCGGCTCCGTCCGAAACCTCGCCATGGCCGGCAACCGCGACCTCGGCGCGCTGCCCCGGCTCACCGGACTGATCCGCCAGGGCCGGTACGACCTGGTGCACACGCACCTCTACCGCGCCTGCCTGTACGGGCGGTTCGCGGCCCGGCTCGCGGGCGTCCGGGCCATCGTCGCCACCGAACACTCCCTCGGCGAGGCCCAGATCGAGGGCCGGCCGCTGACCCCCGGCGCCCGCGCCCTCTATCTCGCGGGCGAGCGCGCGGGAACGGCGACCGTCGCCGTCTCCGCCACGGTCGCGCGGCGGCTGGAGCGCTGGGGGGTACGGCGCGACCGTATCCACGTCGTCCCCAACGGCATCGAGGCCGGGCGCTTCGCCTTCGATCCGGCCGCCCGCCGCGCCGCCCGCGCGCACCTGGGGCTGCCGGCCGGCGCCTTCGTGGCCGGCGGGGTGGGCCGGCTGACCCCCGGCAAGCGCTTCGACCGGCTGGTACGGGCCGTCGCGCGGCTGCCCGAGGCGCGCTTCCTCCTGGTCGGGGACGGCCCGGAGCGCGCGCGGCTGCGGCGGCTCGCCGAGGAGCTGGGCGCGGCGGACCGGGTGCTGCTGTACGGCGCGTGCGAGGACCCGCCGCCGTACAAGGATCTGTCCCGTACGGGAGGGTCTCCGGCCGGTGGCCTCGGGCTGCCCGCGCTGCTCGCCGCCATGGACGTCGCCGTATCCACCTCCCACGACGAGGCGTTCGGACTCGCGGCGGTCGAGGCGCTCGCCGCCGGGCTGCCGGTGCTCTACGTCACCTGCCCCGCCCTCCAGGACCTGCCCCCCGAGTCCGCGCCGGAGGCCCGCCGGATCAGCGGCTCCGTACCCGGACTCGCGGATGAGCTGCGGCGGTTCCAGGAGACGCCCGCCGCGCGAGCGCCCCGGGCGGTGGCTCCCGCCGCACTCCACTACGACATCTCCCGCAGCGCAGCCCAGCTCATGGCCGTCTACGAGCACGCCGCCCGAGGCCGGTCGGCCTCCCTCCGAGAAGTGAGTTGCCCATGA
- a CDS encoding FAD-dependent oxidoreductase — MHDLVVVGAGPYGLSIAAHAAAAGLDLRVFGRPMASWRDHMPPGMFLKSEPWASNLSDPKRSFGLASYAATRGVEARHGVPLPVGFFAAYGLWFAERAAPPVDERTITSVRPCPGGFRLTAEDGETVLARTVALAIGVMPFIDIPAPLRGLAPEQATHSSHHADLTRFAGQDVTVIGAGQAALETAALLAEQGTTVRVVARSGRLNWNTLPPPRQRPFGQSARAPHTGLGCGWKNWLYAETPGLFRRLPEETRARVFTSALGPAGAWWLRERFEPAVEVRLGESVAAAVPANGRLRLELIANTGRVETLETDHVIAATGFTPGLERLGLLDGELAGSLRTVGPTSAPEASAVFESSHPGLFLAGLLSAPSFGPSMRFVYGASYTAERLVRGVRRRLGAGGGGSGPRVTVRQRRGEGETVPTSAVS, encoded by the coding sequence ATGCACGACCTGGTAGTGGTGGGCGCCGGCCCCTACGGACTCTCCATCGCGGCACACGCCGCCGCGGCCGGCCTCGATCTGCGGGTGTTCGGCCGGCCGATGGCCTCGTGGCGGGACCACATGCCGCCCGGGATGTTCCTCAAGTCCGAGCCCTGGGCCTCGAACCTCTCCGACCCGAAGCGCTCCTTCGGCCTGGCCTCCTACGCCGCCACGCGCGGGGTCGAGGCCCGGCACGGGGTGCCGCTGCCGGTGGGCTTCTTCGCCGCGTACGGACTCTGGTTCGCGGAGCGGGCCGCGCCGCCGGTCGACGAGCGGACGATCACCTCCGTACGGCCCTGCCCGGGCGGGTTCCGGCTCACCGCGGAGGACGGCGAGACCGTCCTCGCCCGTACGGTGGCGCTCGCGATCGGGGTCATGCCGTTCATCGACATCCCCGCCCCGCTGCGCGGACTGGCGCCCGAGCAGGCGACGCACAGCAGCCACCACGCGGATCTGACCCGCTTCGCCGGGCAGGACGTGACCGTCATCGGCGCGGGCCAGGCGGCGCTGGAGACGGCCGCGCTCCTCGCCGAACAGGGCACCACCGTACGGGTGGTGGCCCGGTCGGGCCGGCTGAACTGGAACACCCTGCCGCCGCCCCGGCAGCGCCCCTTCGGCCAGTCGGCGCGCGCCCCGCACACCGGTCTGGGCTGCGGCTGGAAGAACTGGCTGTACGCGGAGACCCCCGGCCTCTTCCGCCGGCTGCCGGAGGAGACCCGGGCCCGGGTCTTCACCTCGGCGCTCGGCCCGGCGGGCGCCTGGTGGCTGCGGGAGCGCTTCGAGCCGGCGGTGGAGGTTCGGCTCGGTGAGAGCGTGGCGGCGGCGGTCCCGGCGAACGGGCGGCTGCGGCTGGAGCTGATCGCGAACACCGGGCGGGTGGAGACCCTGGAGACGGACCATGTCATCGCCGCCACCGGCTTCACGCCCGGCCTCGAACGGCTGGGGCTGCTCGACGGTGAACTGGCGGGCTCGCTGCGGACGGTGGGGCCCACGAGCGCGCCCGAGGCGAGCGCGGTCTTCGAGTCGTCGCACCCCGGGCTGTTCCTCGCGGGGCTGCTGAGCGCTCCGTCGTTCGGCCCGTCGATGCGCTTCGTGTACGGCGCCTCGTACACGGCGGAGCGGCTGGTACGAGGGGTACGGCGGCGGCTCGGCGCGGGCGGCGGCGGCAGCGGGCCGCGGGTGACGGTCCGGCAGCGGCGGGGCGAGGGGGAGACCGTACCGACGTCGGCGGTGTCCTGA
- a CDS encoding chaplin codes for MKSMKAAAVAAGLVLALGAAAPAMADSDAGAVAVGSPGVLSGNVVQVPLHIPINICGNSIGIISLLNPAFGNTCINK; via the coding sequence ATGAAGAGCATGAAGGCCGCGGCCGTCGCCGCGGGACTGGTCCTGGCGCTGGGCGCCGCGGCCCCGGCCATGGCCGACTCGGACGCCGGTGCCGTCGCCGTCGGCTCACCCGGCGTCCTCTCGGGCAACGTCGTCCAGGTGCCGCTCCACATCCCGATCAACATCTGCGGCAACAGCATCGGCATCATCTCGCTGCTCAACCCGGCCTTCGGCAACACCTGTATCAACAAGTAA